From Kryptolebias marmoratus isolate JLee-2015 linkage group LG15, ASM164957v2, whole genome shotgun sequence, a single genomic window includes:
- the LOC108243320 gene encoding synaptotagmin-4, which translates to MSQDTLGVHLQILLAVGLAVFCYGLVLGCILCCRRKKRSPSKDKEAVFLSPPSAESVTLTLTHSSCIQPVKQQYEELDGDVLEFPSSKSSSTPSEDDLTALPFDTSPDGSAELKQSPRSSFPMRRLSTPALPCTPRKAAAHGRPSLPSLTKLSFVSKSRRVMGRRSTMSGEGLAHSESSPLTASAASVPNQLGQSCLSQYGSSSLSVSSKPAPLLHFSLLFSSSSCTLMINILGLSGDSQRRNGVFVRASLPPLYPSPQQRPPRRRSLSPDLHSQSFVLQVGSVEELHACTLRLAVYSRDFSGLREAALGEVELSCEQVEWKPDTTTTYTRQLSPSKSKLKKSVSSLETMGRRKSSVCVPRTLGQLLILLQYQVPSQRIKVMVRKAENLAKLTRIPGTPDHYIVINLRQDRKIIDTKETRGSSGPNPIWNAPFLFDLPPGDITELPLALEFIIMQGRLYTKSSILGRVLIGNDASEAGQEHWREMCCPGQTETTQWHTILLDSL; encoded by the exons ATGTCTCAGGACACTCTGGGAG TCCACCTGCAGATTCTGCTGGCGGTGGGTCTGGCTGTGTTCTGCTATGGTCTGGTTCTTGGCTGCATCCTTTGCTGTCGCAGAAAGAAGAGGAGTCCTTCCAAGGACAAGGAGGCAGTTTTTTTGTCTCCTCCATCTGCTGAGAGTGTGACTCTGACATTAACTCACTCTTCATGTATTCAGCCTGTCAAACAGCAGTACGAGGAGCTGGATGGAGACGTCTTAGAGTTCCCCTCCTCTAAAAGCAGCTCCACCCCCTCTGAAGATGACCTCACTGCTCTGCCCTTTGACACCAGCCCTGATGGATCGGCTGAGCTGAAGCAGTCTCCCAGGTCTTCTTTCCCAATGCGTCGCCTCAGCACTCCTGCTCTTCCCTGCACACccagaaaagctgcagctcatGGCAGACCCTCCCTGCCTTCCCTCACTAAGCTCAGCTTTGTGTCAAAATCGCGCCGGGTGATGGGTCGACGCAGCACTATGAGTGGGGAGGGTTTAGCTCACAGTGAGAGCAGCCCTCTGACTGCTAGTGCTGCCAGCGTCCCCAACCAGCTGGGGCAGTCCTGTCTGTCCCAGTACGGCTCCAgctccctctctgtctcctcgaAACCAGCACCTCTCCTGCACTTCtccctgctcttcagctcctcctcttgCACCCTGATGATTAACATCCTGGGGCTCTCTGGAGACAGTCAGAGGCGCAATGGGGTGTTTGTTCGGGCCAGCCTCCCACCCCTTTACCCATCCCCACAGCAGAGACCCCCACGGCGGCGCAGCCTCAGCCCAGACCTCCACAGCCAGAGCTTTGTGCTTCAGGTGGGCTCTGTGGAAGAGCTGCACGCCTGCACGCTGAGACTGGCTGTCTACAGCAGGGACTTCTCAGGGCTGAGAGAGGCTGCTCTGGGGGAGGTGGAGCTATCCTGTGAGCAGGTGGAGTGGAAGCCTGACACCACCACGACCTACACCAGGCAGCTCAGCCCGAGCAAAAGCAAGCTAAAGAAG AGCGTGAGCTCTCTGGAGACGATGGGTCGCAGGAAGAGCTCAGTCTGCGTGCCCCGGACTTTGGGACAACTGTTGATCCTGCTGCAGTACCAGGTGCCGTCCCAGCGAATCAAAGTGATGGTCCGAAAGGCCGAGAACCTGGCCAAGCTCACACGGATCCCAGGAACTCCAG ACCATTATATTGTCATCAACTTGCGTcaggacagaaaaataattgATACAAAGGAAACCAGAGGGTCCAGCGGTCCCAACCCCATCTGGAATGCTCCCTTCCTGTTTGACCTGCCACCTGGTGACATCACTGAGCTGCCGCTGGCTCTCGAGTTCATCATCATGCAG GGCCGTCTCTACACTAAAAGCAGCATTCTGGGCCGCGTGCTGATTGGCAACGACGCTTCAGAGGCTGGACAGGAGCACTGGAGGGAAATGTGCTGTCcaggacaaacagaaaccaCTCAGTGGCACACCATCCTGTTGGATtcattgtag